One Pseudomonas tolaasii NCPPB 2192 genomic window carries:
- a CDS encoding cold-shock protein, whose product MSNRQTGTVKWFNDEKGFGFITPQGGGDDLFVHFKAIESDGFKSLKEGQTVSFVAEKGQKGMQAAQVRGE is encoded by the coding sequence ATGTCTAATCGCCAAACCGGCACCGTTAAATGGTTCAACGATGAAAAAGGCTTCGGCTTCATCACTCCTCAAGGTGGCGGTGACGACCTGTTCGTACACTTCAAAGCTATCGAAAGCGACGGTTTCAAAAGCCTGAAAGAAGGCCAAACCGTTTCCTTCGTGGCTGAGAAAGGCCAAAAGGGTATGCAAGCTGCACAGGTTCGCGGCGAGTAA
- a CDS encoding I78 family peptidase inhibitor, giving the protein MPWKLASFGTLLAALALAGCSTPGASEPGKDAAAADAGHSRCESKAAEFTIGQKASPQLLEQARSRAGAQNARILKPNDMITLEYRSDRLNLNTDENLVITRVNCG; this is encoded by the coding sequence ATGCCTTGGAAGCTCGCATCATTCGGTACTTTGTTGGCAGCACTCGCGTTGGCGGGTTGCAGCACCCCGGGTGCCTCTGAGCCAGGCAAAGACGCCGCTGCGGCAGATGCCGGTCATAGCCGCTGTGAGTCGAAAGCCGCCGAATTCACCATCGGCCAGAAGGCGTCGCCCCAGCTGCTGGAGCAGGCGCGTAGCCGTGCCGGCGCCCAGAACGCACGCATTCTCAAGCCGAACGATATGATTACCCTGGAATATCGTTCCGACCGTTTGAACCTGAACACCGATGAAAACCTGGTGATCACGCGCGTCAATTGCGGTTAA
- the rplT gene encoding 50S ribosomal protein L20, whose protein sequence is MARVKRGVIARKRHKKILKLAKGYYGARSRVFRVAKQAVIKAGQYAYRDRRQKKRQFRALWIARINAGARVNGLSYSRFIAGLKKASIEIDRKVLADLAVNEKAVFAAIVEKAKATLA, encoded by the coding sequence ATGGCTCGTGTAAAGCGTGGCGTCATTGCCCGTAAACGTCACAAAAAAATTCTGAAACTTGCTAAAGGCTACTACGGCGCGCGTTCACGCGTATTCCGTGTTGCCAAGCAAGCGGTAATCAAGGCAGGCCAATACGCCTACCGTGACCGTCGTCAGAAAAAACGTCAGTTCCGCGCTCTGTGGATCGCTCGTATCAATGCTGGTGCACGTGTTAACGGTCTGTCCTACAGCCGTTTCATCGCCGGCCTGAAAAAAGCGTCCATCGAGATCGACCGTAAGGTTCTGGCTGATCTGGCAGTGAACGAAAAAGCGGTGTTTGCCGCGATTGTCGAGAAAGCTAAAGCCACCTTGGCTTAA
- a CDS encoding nucleoside hydrolase encodes MQRGLPSLKNLFRSVLLLSALTAANAHAAEKIDLIIDTDPGADDVVALLFAMASPEELSIRALTTVAGNVRLDKTSRNARLAREWAGREDIPVYAGAPAPLLRKPIYAENIHGKEGISGVTVHEPKKGLAEGNAVDYLIKTLSTAKPHSITIAMLGPQTNLALALTQAPEITQGIKEVVVMGGAHFNGGNITPVAEFNLFADPVAAEIVLKSGVKLTYLPLDVTHKVLTSDARLKKIADLNNNASKVVSSILNEYVKGDMEHYGIPGGPVHDATVVAYLLKPELFTGREVNVVVDSREGPTFGQTIVDWYDGLKQPKNAFWVENGNAQGFFDLLTERLARLK; translated from the coding sequence ATGCAACGTGGTCTTCCATCCCTGAAAAACCTGTTTCGGAGTGTCCTGCTTTTGTCCGCACTCACTGCAGCCAACGCCCATGCGGCGGAGAAAATCGACCTGATCATCGACACCGATCCGGGTGCCGATGACGTGGTGGCCTTGCTGTTTGCCATGGCGTCTCCGGAGGAGTTGAGTATTCGTGCGCTGACCACCGTTGCCGGCAACGTGCGCCTGGACAAAACCTCCCGCAATGCGCGCCTGGCGCGCGAGTGGGCAGGGCGCGAAGACATTCCGGTGTACGCAGGGGCCCCGGCGCCGCTGCTGCGCAAGCCGATCTACGCCGAGAACATTCACGGCAAGGAAGGCATTTCCGGGGTGACGGTGCATGAGCCGAAAAAAGGCCTGGCCGAAGGCAATGCCGTTGATTACCTGATCAAGACCCTGAGCACTGCCAAGCCACACAGCATCACCATCGCCATGCTCGGCCCGCAAACCAACCTGGCCCTGGCGCTGACCCAGGCCCCGGAAATTACCCAAGGCATCAAGGAAGTGGTGGTGATGGGCGGGGCGCACTTCAACGGCGGCAATATCACGCCGGTGGCGGAATTCAACCTGTTTGCCGACCCGGTGGCGGCGGAGATTGTGCTCAAAAGCGGCGTGAAACTGACCTATCTGCCGCTGGACGTGACCCATAAGGTCCTGACCAGCGATGCTCGCCTGAAGAAGATCGCCGATCTGAACAACAATGCGAGCAAGGTTGTCAGCAGTATTCTCAATGAATACGTCAAAGGCGACATGGAGCACTACGGTATTCCGGGCGGCCCTGTACATGACGCCACGGTGGTTGCCTATCTGCTCAAGCCCGAGCTGTTTACCGGCCGTGAAGTCAACGTGGTGGTGGACAGTCGCGAAGGCCCGACCTTCGGCCAGACCATCGTCGATTGGTACGATGGCCTCAAACAGCCGAAGAACGCATTCTGGGTGGAGAACGGCAACGCTCAGGGCTTCTTCGATCTGCTGACCGAGCGCCTGGCGCGCCTGAAGTAA
- the pheS gene encoding phenylalanine--tRNA ligase subunit alpha, whose protein sequence is MENLDALVAQALEAVQSAEDVNALEQIRVHYLGKKGELTQVMKTLGNLPAEERPQVGALINVAKERVTEVLNARKATMEEADLAAKLAAESIDVTLPGRGQASGGLHPITRTLERIEQFFTHIGYGIAEGPEVEDDYHNFEALNIPGHHPARSMHDTFYFNANMLLRTHTSPVQVRTMEANKPPIRIVCPGRVYRSDSDITHSPMFHQVEGLLVDRDINFADLKGTIEEFLRVFFEKELAVRFRPSFFPFTEPSAEVDMECVMCSGKGCRVCKQTGWLEVMGCGMVHPNVLRMSGIDPEEFSGFAFGMGVERLAMLRYGVNDLRLFFDNDLRFLAQFR, encoded by the coding sequence ATGGAAAACCTGGACGCGCTCGTCGCCCAAGCCCTTGAGGCTGTGCAAAGCGCTGAAGATGTAAATGCCCTGGAGCAAATCCGGGTTCACTACCTTGGCAAAAAAGGTGAATTGACTCAGGTGATGAAGACCCTGGGGAATTTGCCGGCTGAAGAGCGTCCGCAAGTCGGTGCGCTGATCAACGTCGCCAAGGAGCGTGTCACAGAGGTTCTCAATGCGCGCAAAGCGACGATGGAGGAGGCCGATCTAGCGGCCAAACTCGCCGCCGAGTCGATTGACGTGACCTTGCCTGGCCGTGGCCAGGCGTCGGGCGGTCTGCACCCGATTACCCGGACTCTGGAACGTATCGAACAGTTCTTCACCCATATCGGCTACGGCATTGCCGAGGGCCCTGAGGTCGAAGACGACTATCACAACTTTGAGGCGCTCAACATCCCAGGCCACCACCCGGCCCGGTCGATGCACGACACCTTCTATTTCAACGCGAACATGCTGTTGCGCACCCATACCTCACCGGTACAGGTCCGCACCATGGAAGCGAACAAGCCGCCGATCCGCATCGTCTGCCCAGGCCGTGTGTACCGCAGCGACTCCGATATCACCCACTCGCCGATGTTCCACCAGGTCGAAGGCCTGCTGGTTGATCGCGACATCAATTTCGCCGACCTCAAAGGCACCATCGAAGAATTCCTGCGGGTGTTCTTCGAGAAGGAGCTGGCGGTGCGTTTCCGCCCATCGTTCTTCCCGTTCACCGAGCCATCCGCTGAAGTCGACATGGAATGCGTGATGTGCAGCGGCAAAGGCTGCCGCGTCTGCAAGCAGACCGGCTGGCTGGAAGTGATGGGCTGCGGCATGGTTCACCCTAACGTGCTGCGCATGTCCGGGATCGACCCGGAAGAGTTCTCGGGCTTTGCCTTCGGCATGGGCGTTGAGCGTCTGGCCATGCTGCGTTACGGCGTGAACGACTTGCGTCTGTTCTTCGACAACGACTTGCGGTTCCTCGCGCAATTTCGCTAA
- the rpmI gene encoding 50S ribosomal protein L35 yields the protein MPKMKTKSGAAKRFLKTANGIKHKHAFKSHILTKMSTKRKRQLRGSSLLHPSDVAKVERMLRLR from the coding sequence ATGCCAAAGATGAAGACTAAAAGTGGTGCTGCTAAGCGGTTTCTGAAAACTGCTAACGGTATCAAGCACAAGCACGCTTTCAAGAGCCACATCCTGACCAAAATGTCGACCAAGCGTAAGCGTCAACTGCGCGGTAGCAGCTTGCTGCATCCGTCTGACGTGGCAAAAGTCGAGCGCATGCTGCGCCTTCGTTAA
- the thrS gene encoding threonine--tRNA ligase produces the protein MPTITLPDGSQRSFDHSVSVAEVAASIGAGLAKAMVAGKVDGKLVDASDLITGDASLQIITPKDQEGLEIIRHSCAHLIGHAVKQLYPTAKMVIGPVIDEGFYYDIAYERPFTPDDLAAIEARMHQLIEKDYDVIKKVTPRAEVIDVFTARGEDYKLRLVEDMPDEQAMGLYYHEEYVDMCRGPHVPNTRFLKSFKLTKLSGAYWRGDAKNEQLQRIYGTAWADKKQLAAYIQRIEEAEKRDHRKIGKRLNLFHLQEEAPGMVFWHPNGWTLYQVLEQYMRKVQRDNGYLEIKTPQVVDRSLWEKSGHWANYADNMFTTQSENRDYAIKPMNCPCHVQVFNQGLKSYRELPMRLAEFGACHRNEPSGALHGIMRVRGFTQDDAHIFCTEEQMQEESAAFIKLTMDVYRDFGFTEVEMKLSTRPEKRVGSDELWDRAESALAAALDSAGLAYDLQPGEGAFYGPKIEFSLKDCLGRVWQCGTLQLDFNLPIRLGAEYVSEDNSRKHPVMLHRAILGSFERFVGILIEHYEGAFPAWLAPTQAVIMNITDKQADFAAEVEKTLNESGFRAKSDLRNEKIGFKIREHTLLKVPYLLVIGDREVEMQTVAVRTREGADLGSMPVAQFAEFLAQAVSRRGRPDSE, from the coding sequence ATGCCAACTATTACTCTTCCCGACGGCAGTCAACGTTCATTCGATCATTCGGTTTCCGTAGCCGAAGTCGCCGCATCCATCGGCGCAGGCCTGGCCAAAGCCATGGTGGCCGGCAAGGTCGACGGCAAGCTGGTTGACGCCAGCGACCTGATCACCGGCGATGCCAGCCTGCAAATCATCACGCCAAAGGATCAAGAGGGGCTCGAGATCATTCGCCACTCTTGCGCGCACTTGATTGGCCACGCGGTCAAGCAACTGTATCCGACCGCGAAAATGGTGATCGGCCCGGTCATTGACGAAGGCTTCTATTACGATATCGCCTACGAGCGTCCTTTCACGCCGGACGACCTGGCCGCTATCGAAGCGCGCATGCATCAGTTGATCGAAAAAGATTACGACGTGATCAAGAAAGTCACGCCGCGCGCTGAAGTGATCGATGTGTTCACCGCTCGCGGGGAAGACTATAAGTTGCGTCTGGTGGAAGACATGCCGGACGAACAGGCCATGGGCCTGTACTACCACGAAGAATACGTCGACATGTGCCGTGGCCCGCACGTGCCTAACACGCGTTTCCTCAAGTCGTTCAAGCTGACCAAGCTGTCGGGTGCCTACTGGCGCGGCGACGCAAAGAACGAGCAACTGCAACGGATCTACGGTACCGCCTGGGCTGACAAGAAGCAGCTGGCCGCCTACATCCAGCGCATCGAAGAAGCTGAAAAACGCGACCACCGTAAAATCGGCAAGCGCCTGAACCTGTTTCACCTCCAGGAAGAAGCGCCGGGCATGGTGTTCTGGCACCCGAACGGTTGGACCCTGTACCAGGTGCTTGAGCAATACATGCGCAAGGTTCAGCGTGACAACGGCTATCTGGAAATCAAGACGCCGCAAGTCGTTGATCGCAGCCTGTGGGAGAAATCCGGACACTGGGCCAACTACGCCGACAATATGTTCACCACGCAGTCGGAAAACCGCGACTACGCCATCAAGCCAATGAACTGCCCGTGCCACGTGCAGGTGTTCAACCAGGGCCTGAAGAGTTACCGCGAGTTGCCGATGCGCCTGGCCGAGTTCGGTGCCTGCCACCGCAACGAGCCATCGGGTGCGCTGCACGGCATCATGCGCGTGCGTGGCTTCACCCAGGACGACGCCCACATCTTCTGCACTGAGGAGCAGATGCAGGAAGAGTCCGCCGCCTTTATCAAGCTGACCATGGATGTTTATCGCGATTTCGGCTTTACCGAAGTCGAAATGAAGCTGTCCACTCGTCCGGAAAAACGCGTGGGTTCCGATGAGTTGTGGGATCGCGCTGAATCTGCACTGGCCGCCGCGCTTGACAGTGCGGGCCTTGCGTACGATCTGCAGCCGGGGGAGGGGGCTTTTTACGGTCCGAAGATCGAGTTCTCGCTGAAAGATTGCCTTGGCCGCGTCTGGCAGTGTGGTACCCTGCAGCTCGATTTTAACCTGCCGATTCGTCTGGGCGCCGAATATGTGTCCGAAGACAACAGCCGCAAACACCCGGTAATGCTGCACCGGGCGATCCTCGGCTCGTTCGAACGGTTCGTCGGGATCCTGATCGAGCACTACGAGGGTGCATTCCCTGCGTGGCTGGCGCCGACCCAGGCAGTGATCATGAATATCACTGATAAACAGGCAGATTTTGCCGCTGAAGTTGAAAAAACTCTCAACGAAAGCGGGTTTCGTGCCAAGTCCGACTTGAGAAATGAAAAGATCGGCTTTAAAATCCGCGAGCATACTTTGCTCAAGGTTCCCTATCTTTTGGTTATCGGAGATCGGGAAGTCGAGATGCAGACTGTCGCTGTGCGTACTCGTGAAGGTGCTGACCTGGGCTCGATGCCCGTCGCCCAGTTCGCTGAGTTCCTCGCGCAAGCGGTTTCCCGGCGTGGTCGCCCAGATTCGGAGTAA
- the infC gene encoding translation initiation factor IF-3: MIIKREMRQDKRAAPKAPINENISAREVRLIGADGEQIGIVSIDEALRIAEESKLDLVEISADAVPPVCRVMDYGKSIFEKKKQIAAAKKNQKQIQVKEIKFRPGTEEGDYQVKLRNLVRFLSDGDRAKVSLRFRGREMAHQELGMELLKRVEADLLEYGSVEQHPKMEGRQLIMVIAPKKKK; this comes from the coding sequence ATTATTATTAAGCGTGAAATGAGACAAGATAAACGAGCTGCACCGAAAGCCCCGATCAACGAGAATATCTCGGCACGCGAGGTTCGGTTAATTGGCGCTGACGGCGAGCAGATTGGCATCGTCTCGATTGATGAAGCGCTTCGTATCGCTGAAGAGTCCAAACTGGACCTGGTGGAAATCTCCGCCGACGCAGTCCCGCCTGTTTGCCGGGTGATGGACTACGGCAAGTCGATCTTCGAAAAGAAGAAGCAGATTGCTGCGGCGAAGAAGAACCAGAAGCAGATTCAAGTAAAAGAAATCAAGTTTCGTCCAGGGACGGAGGAAGGGGATTACCAGGTAAAACTGCGCAACCTGGTACGTTTCCTGAGTGATGGGGACAGGGCCAAGGTATCCTTGCGATTCCGCGGCCGTGAGATGGCCCACCAGGAGCTGGGGATGGAACTCCTCAAGCGGGTTGAAGCTGACCTGCTCGAGTACGGTTCGGTCGAACAGCATCCTAAGATGGAAGGACGCCAGCTTATTATGGTCATCGCCCCGAAAAAGAAGAAGTAA